From Megalobrama amblycephala isolate DHTTF-2021 linkage group LG8, ASM1881202v1, whole genome shotgun sequence, the proteins below share one genomic window:
- the ppp1r16b gene encoding protein phosphatase 1 regulatory inhibitor subunit 16B yields MANHLELLTELQQLDKVPSLERLRAAQKRRTQQLKRWAVYEKEMQNKKRKADKRRGHGNLLENRKRVSFAASVALLEASSRNDPSEVRYLLKNNVSPDLCNEDGLTALHQCCIDNYEDMVRILLAHGATVNAQDNELWTPLHAAATCGHTGLVKILIQHGADLLAVNSDGNMPYDLCEDDPTLDIIETAMANRGITQEMINETRAAVERRMLGDIQKLLQDGADVNHHDSQGATLLHVAAANGYAQAAEMLLEGGARTDMRDSDGWTPLHAAACWGQVHVAELLVSHGANLNAKTYMEETPIDLCEDEEFRNHLLELKHKHDIIMKSQLKHKTSLCRRTSSAGSRGKVVRRASLSDRHNLCRKEYQTEAIVWRGGREEEERERESDQENSQSTQPDDGPQGILKDGGRQNGCISAPAAPASNGDPATPDPHEPAASAEESKPKTLSELKKQRAAAKLLPHPVLNGHMGNGSTKANPEDPRMPLVSSNGSAVYFTPASGDPPLLRFKQPIEDEDPKSHGCCCVS; encoded by the exons atggccaatcACCTGGAGCTGCTGACGGAGCTGCAGCAGTTGGATAAGGTGCCCAGTCTGGAGCGCCTCCGAGCCGCTCAGAAACGCCGCACTCAGCAGCTCAAGCGATGGGCCGTCTACGAGAAAGAAATGCAGAACAAGAAGCGAAAGGCTGACAAACGCCGCGGCCACGGGAACCTGTTGGAAAACCGTAAAAGGGTTTCGTTTGCGGCGAGCGTCGCTTTGTTGGAGGCCTCTTCGAGGAACGATCCGAGTGAAG TGCGATATCTACTGAAGAACAATGTGAGTCCTGATCTGTGCAATGAAGACGGTCTGACGGCCCTACAccag TGTTGCATTGATAACTATGAGGATATGGTGCGGATCCTGTTGGCTCACGGAGCGACGGTCAACGCTCAGGACAATGAGCTCTGGACGCCGCTTCATGCTGCAGCGACCTGCGGACACACGGGCCTCGTCAAGATCCTCATCCagca CGGCGCTGACCTCTTAGCAGTGAACTCCGACGGTAACATGCCCTATGACCTCTGTGAGGACGACCCCACGCTCGACATCATCGAGACCGCCATGGCCAACCGAG GCATCACACAGGAGATGATCAATGAGACGAGAGCAGCGGTGGAGAGGAGGATGCTGGGAGATATCCAGAAACTCCTGCAGGATGGAGCCGACGTCAACCACCACGACTCCCAGGGAGCCACGctg ctgCACGTTGCCGCGGCGAACGGTTACGCTCAGGCCGCAGAGATGCTGTTAGAGGGCGGAGCCAGAACTGACATGAGGGATTCTGACGGCTGGACGCCGTTACACGCCGCTGCATGCTGGGGACAG GTCCATGTGGCGGAGCTGCTGGTTTCTCACGGTGCCAATCTAAACGCCAAGACGTACATGGAGGAGACGCCCATAG atCTGTGTGAGGATGAGGAGTTCAGGAATCATCTGCTGGAGTTGAAGCACAAGCATGACATCATCATGAAGTCACAGCTGAAGCACAAGACGTCACTGTGCCGCCGAACCAGCAGCGCCGGCAGCCGCGG GAAAGTGGTGCGGAGGGCGAGTCTGTCCGACAGACACAATCTCTGCAGGAAGGAGTATCAAACCGAAGCCATCGTTTGGAGAGGAGGAAGAGAGGAAGAGGAGCGGGAGCGAGAGTCGGACCAGGAAAACAGCCAGTCG ACGCAGCCTGATGACGGCCCTCAGGGGATCCTGAAGGATGGCGGACGACAGAACGGCTGCATCTCCGCTCCAGCGGCGCCCGCTTCTAACGGTGACCCCGCGACCCCTGACCCTCACGAGCCCGCGGCCTCCGCTGAGGAGTCCAAGCCTAAGACGTTGTCCGAACTCAAAAAGCAGCGCGCCGCCGCCAAGCTCCTCCCTCATCCCGTCCTCAACGGTCACATGGGCAACGGCTCCACCAAAGCCAATCCCGAGGATCCTCGAATGCCGCTGGTGTCGTCCAACGGCAGCGCGGTTTACTTCACGCCGGCCAGCGGAGACCCGCCCCTCCTGAGATTCAAGCAGCCAATCGAAGACGAGGATCCTAAGAGTCACGGCTGCTGCTGCGTCTCGTAG